The DNA region CTTTTGTTTTATGGATAATGGTTCATTTGTTTTAATATAGAAGCTTTTAGAAACACACCATTTTACGAGATATCCTATCCTATTGTATATCTCGTAAATCTACATCTCGGACTTTGAGTTATTACAAAAAACCTAAGTTCGATAATATATAGTTATTTGAATGAAGCCAATAACTCCTTTCCTCAATCAAAATCACTTTAGTAGTGATGATAATTTTTGCTCGACCCACTTACTCATACTGATTCCTTCTTTTTCAGCTAACTCTGTCATACTTTCTAATAGATCAATAGGTAATTCCAAACTAGTTTTTCGATAGGAACTCCGAAAAATCAGATGACCCTCTTCATTGTAGATGTCTCCTTTTATTAAAAATGGCAAGATATCAGCTGCAAAGAAACCCTTTGTCGTTAATGGCCTTTCCCCTGCCCGAATGAAGAGTACTATCGTTTTATCTTGTTCCCTCAATCGTATGTTTTCCATTCCCCATGTTTCATATAAATAGTCCACGAATGGATAAAATACAACGGTATCCTTCGGAATTTCTAGCTCTACATAGCCTTTATACTCCAAAGTGGATTGGTGAATAGGATAGACCGGCATTAACTGATACTCCCTTACCCCTTCTTCAAATGGTAACCATTTTTGAATATTGGGTAAGTAAAAACCCCATTCATTGTCCTTATTCCGTATAACACGTGCTTCAGGAACCTTGCTTGAATGAAATTTCTGAAATAAGACAATATCGTGACTAGGATAATAATACTCAAATCGTTTTGGGCGTTGAGATTCAGATGGTTTCAGTAATCCGGCGGCTTCCTCATATGCTGTTTCAGATATGACATAGATCGTCCTCTCATCACCATAAGGGAAGGCCTCAGCTTTTATTGAACCATCTTGTATATACTTATAAACACTTTGTACAGATAATCCCAATTTCTTTGCAACCTCATTAGGGCTCATACCAGTAGGGAAAGATTGCTTTTCATATACTAATCGGTCCACTTCCGCTTTTTCATATCGTGCCTCTTTATGCAGTCGATGGGGGTCCTGAATCTTCATGATTTTCTTCTGCTTTCCATAATGGTAGACCGTTGCCTTGGATACTCCGAGTAAATCAGCGACTTCTTTTTGTGTATACCATTCCACTTTATCCCCCTCCCATCCTTCTTGAAGATCCGTTCCTGCTATGGGAACATCCCGTTGGTTCCTATTCGTCAATTCCTCATGATACAAGACTGCTTCCGCCTGGCCAAATTTTACACGATATTGGAGACGTGGGTGTTTGATCACTTCCAAAATCACGCCTTCTTTTTTTTCAAATTGTTTAAAGTAGTAAAAACTCTCTGGATCTTCTTCTTCCGTACATGTTTGGAGAACATAAACCGATTCCCCCATTTCATAGGATGCAGTCCGTATGTTTTTTTCATGGTTTAGTTTATTCATAATTTGTCTATTCACCCTTTATTATTTTATTGCTATATGTATATATATATCAGGATTAACTATTCATTCATATATCTATTATAATACATAGTATTGACTTAAATAAGTATAATTCTAAATTCCTCTTATATAATCATTATATATTCAATATTTGAATTCTATAATATTATTATAATTTTTGAATCTAATTATAGACTAATTATACTTGACCTAAATAAAGATAGGATTTATTTAGGTCTTTCATAATTAATTAAATCTTGGAATTTGTTATAATGTAATAAAGAATTTATTACAAGGGTTCTAATTAATATAGACTTGATCTAATAGATAGGTACATTACGAAAGTGAGGGCTATAGGTATGCATGAACTGATAGAAAAAACAAAAGAGCTTCAGATCCGTGCATGGAAAAAAAGTCTTTCAGACATTTCTATCCACACCTTACAAGAACGAGTAGATACGGCAGAAAAGGATGGGCATCATTCTTTTTCAGACTTTAGCGATATAGACATGCTGCAGTGGTTTCTTCAACGGCGAGAGCATTTAAACCAACAACATGAAAAGTCTACCCGCACCGTCCAAGCCTATGAGCGAGAGCTTCTTCAATTTATTGAACAATTACTCACTTATTCAGTGGATATCTATGTAGACTTGGAAAAAGTTGTAGAGGGTTCCCTCTTTAAATCGCTATCTACCCGGCACATTCGAAGATATCAGGAATGGTTATCGGAAAAAAGTCCCTATGTCTTAACAAAAGGAGGTTATTCCGTTGCCACCTTATCCAGAAAGACAACCATCATTAAGAGTTTTTTGACATTCCTGTTCGAATCAGGTTATATCAGTGAACCGATTCATGAAGGCTTCTTTAAGATCAATATTCGTAAGGATGATCGGCCGAACCGTGACTTGGGGCCAAAGGAAGTCATTCAGCTACTTGATTACTTCAGGGAAATCAACCACCCCATCGTTTTTTCGATCATTCATATCCTCACGATGACAGGCATGCGTAATGAAGAGTTTACAAGACTCCGAGTCAAGGATCTTCAATACGATTCCATTACCAGCACGTACTTTTTAGAGGTCCTTGGTAAAGGAAATAAAAGAAGGCAAATCCCATTGAAAGAAAAAGGAATGAATAGTATTCGCATGTTCCGTTCAGCTAGGGGCGTCGACGATCTAGATGCAGCAGAAGGAGACGACCCGCTCTTTACGACCAATACTGGCCGTGCCTACTCTCCCTCTTATTTGTCTCAATACATTACAAAAGCCATTAAAGAGAGTGGATTGCCTTTTTTGAAGTTTCGTTCCTCTTCCATTGGTCCTCATACCTTTAGGCATGCTTTTGCCATCATTTCTCACTTAAATGGAGTGGATGTCTATCAGATTATGAAGAGTCTGGGCCATGAGCAGCTATCCACTACAGAAATTTATTTGGAGAAGGTTTTTGAAAAAGAACGCCATGCGATTCATTTGTGGAAACCAGAAGTGTTTGGAGAGTATATATAATAGAAGAAACTCGTCATAATTTGAGAAGTTTTTGCTGAATTTTTGGACTCTAATTAACTTAAAAGATCCATACTGGTTTAAAGATTGAAGATATGAAAAATGGTCAAGATTTAATAAAAGATATTTCCATACATAGATCTAATTCATGTATGTTTACTTAGCTTCTTCTTTTATAAATAAAAAGATTAAAAGAGGGAGAACAATTCATCTGGATGACTTGTTCTCCCTCTTTTTTAGAATAATCCCGATTGTATTCCAGAGCCTAGCATGAATTTGCTGCATATCTTCATCTCTATATTTTTAAATTGTTATAAAACCGACCTTCGGTAAAGACCCAATAAGCTTAAATGCTCAATGAATCTCGAACCCCTTTATAAAGCCTTTATGTTCTCTTGGATGATTCTTGCGATAGCTTTAAAATCATACTTATGGTTGACGACATCTACAACAAAATCCTGTTCTTCTTCTATTCCCATAAGCCATTGATAATGATTGATTTTCAGAAACATAATAAGTGAAGCAAGAGCTGTCCTCTTGTTAGCGTTGTGGAACGCATGATTTTTTGAAATGGATTCGAATAAGGCTGCAGCCTTTTCATGAATAGATGGGTAAGCATCATTCTCGAAAACAGTTTGTCTGGGTCTGTTCACTGCAGAATCAAGGAGACCGGTATCTTTCACACCGATTTGTTCACTAGGAGAATAAATTTTTATTTGAATGGCATTGATAGCAATAATCTGATTAGTGGAAAGATAGATAATATCCAACTTATCTATCCACCAATCCCTTGAATGCTTCGTCATGTTCTTTAATAACATCTGATAACATTTCCATAAATTCTGCATCTACACCTTTAGGTAATTTCACATTTTTATTTTTCCTTAATATGATTTCTTCACCCTTGAATTCAACCTCTAATTCGTCTCCAAAAGCTAAATTTGCAGTTTTCAACATTTCAACTGGAAACGTAATTCCCAAGCTATTTCCGACTTTAGTTAATTTCCTAATGGCCATTATTCATTCCTCCTTCAAAAAAAGTTATAATTGTTATTACTATTATAACATTAGTCATTATTGTTTATACTACTTTATCTTAAATGTTGTTATTTTTAGCCTGCGATCATTCGAACATCCATTTTTTTACTCATTTCTTATTTTTTAATCTTATTCTATAAAAACCGTTCATAAAAGTGTACTTTTACGAACGGGTGTAACAATGCAATACCGCCCATTCGGAAATTTATTAGCTTTAAATGGCGCTCAACCATTTTTATTAAATACAACATCTTCCTTTTTTAGATATTATCAAAATAATAGATCTACTGATTTTG from Peribacillus simplex includes:
- a CDS encoding helix-turn-helix domain-containing protein, translated to MNKLNHEKNIRTASYEMGESVYVLQTCTEEEDPESFYYFKQFEKKEGVILEVIKHPRLQYRVKFGQAEAVLYHEELTNRNQRDVPIAGTDLQEGWEGDKVEWYTQKEVADLLGVSKATVYHYGKQKKIMKIQDPHRLHKEARYEKAEVDRLVYEKQSFPTGMSPNEVAKKLGLSVQSVYKYIQDGSIKAEAFPYGDERTIYVISETAYEEAAGLLKPSESQRPKRFEYYYPSHDIVLFQKFHSSKVPEARVIRNKDNEWGFYLPNIQKWLPFEEGVREYQLMPVYPIHQSTLEYKGYVELEIPKDTVVFYPFVDYLYETWGMENIRLREQDKTIVLFIRAGERPLTTKGFFAADILPFLIKGDIYNEEGHLIFRSSYRKTSLELPIDLLESMTELAEKEGISMSKWVEQKLSSLLK
- a CDS encoding tyrosine-type recombinase/integrase → MHELIEKTKELQIRAWKKSLSDISIHTLQERVDTAEKDGHHSFSDFSDIDMLQWFLQRREHLNQQHEKSTRTVQAYERELLQFIEQLLTYSVDIYVDLEKVVEGSLFKSLSTRHIRRYQEWLSEKSPYVLTKGGYSVATLSRKTTIIKSFLTFLFESGYISEPIHEGFFKINIRKDDRPNRDLGPKEVIQLLDYFREINHPIVFSIIHILTMTGMRNEEFTRLRVKDLQYDSITSTYFLEVLGKGNKRRQIPLKEKGMNSIRMFRSARGVDDLDAAEGDDPLFTTNTGRAYSPSYLSQYITKAIKESGLPFLKFRSSSIGPHTFRHAFAIISHLNGVDVYQIMKSLGHEQLSTTEIYLEKVFEKERHAIHLWKPEVFGEYI
- a CDS encoding type II toxin-antitoxin system death-on-curing family toxin; its protein translation is MIYLSTNQIIAINAIQIKIYSPSEQIGVKDTGLLDSAVNRPRQTVFENDAYPSIHEKAAALFESISKNHAFHNANKRTALASLIMFLKINHYQWLMGIEEEQDFVVDVVNHKYDFKAIARIIQENIKAL
- a CDS encoding AbrB/MazE/SpoVT family DNA-binding domain-containing protein — translated: MAIRKLTKVGNSLGITFPVEMLKTANLAFGDELEVEFKGEEIILRKNKNVKLPKGVDAEFMEMLSDVIKEHDEAFKGLVDR